Proteins found in one Vespula pensylvanica isolate Volc-1 chromosome 10, ASM1446617v1, whole genome shotgun sequence genomic segment:
- the LOC122632571 gene encoding DNA polymerase alpha subunit B isoform X3, which yields MKALQRVISTCYTSKNKRIKRSRRRKGRRREVVKVARKRGTLLMVTLSVKNDSSGKRLRSPEELSENQDGKIRAADAHFSPVSYVTKPDTPFRYPVNVDTGKVLLFFGKEISSWNREFDYDVEITQLGEGVPPNIMYMFELLHSQGSMLSSVCCDVGERLCNIWAKLENVDIRYTKDVMFQSQTNFRTWGRILCDAHTKSDITSYMLEGCKWSYHDNKTSVVSLNLSGVKQYSLYPGQIVAVEGTNPTRNVLNAKRFFTKGYASKPEPPRLTKSFNIMIAVGPFTPSDNLCYQPLFDIMERVAKEQPHVLILIGPFVEYSHPEVKSTSIKETFQEHFERLIAKVMQYVLGKLVKVIMVPSYRDVHHSPVFPTPEFFINKDKIPLSGENLYMMPDPCMLDIEGLIIGITSVDSIKHIAKEEISNLPTTDRLIRIADHILSQRCFYPSYPPTVNLDTKLWKKYAFFDLQPHILILPSDMRYFCGVINDCLVINPERSIKYTYARLCIRPNEQWNPHNVSCEIGKI from the exons ATGAAAGCGTTGCAACGTGTGATATCAACGTGTTATACTAG caaaaacaaaagaataaaaagaagtagaaggaggaaaggaaggagaagagaggtaGTCAAGGTCGCAAGGAAACGCGGGACGTTGCTTATGGTTACTCTTTCTGTCAAGAACGATTCCTCG GGCAAAAGGCTGCGAAGTCCGGAGGAGTTGTCGGAAAATCAAGATGGCAAAATACGTGCCGCTGATGCGCACTTTTCACCCGTCAGTTACGTAACGAAACC CGATACTCCGTTCAGATATCCCGTTAACGTCGACACAGGAAAGGTTCTATTATTCTTTGGAAAAGAGATCTCATCGTGGAACAGAGAGTTCGATTACGACGTGGAAATCACGCAATTAGGCGAAGGCGTCCCTCCTAACATAATGTACATGTTTGAACTACTTCACAGTCAAGGATCGATGCTCAGTTCTGTTTGTTGCGACGTCGGAGAACGTTTGTGTAATATTTGGGCGAAATTAGAGAACGTCGATATACGTTACACGAAGGATGTAATGTTTCAAAGTCAAACGAATTTTCGGACGTGGGGCCGAATACTTTGCGATGCTCATACCAAATCCGACATCACGAGTTACATGCTGGAAGGTTGCAAGTGGTCGTACCACGACAATAAAACATCTGTCGTATCTTTGAACTTGAGCGGCGTAAAGCAATATTCCTTGTATCCGGGTCAAATCGTGGCGGTCGAAGGAACAAATCCAACGAGGAATGTTTTAAACGCGAAACGATTTTTCACTAAAGGTTATGCTAGTAAACCCGAACCACCCAGACTTacaaaaagttttaatattatgatcGCGGTCGGTCCGTTCACACCCTCGGATAATTTGTGTTATCAACCTTTGTTCGATATTATGGAACGCGTAGCGAAGGAACAGCCTCACGTGTTAATACTAATTGGACCATTTGTTGAGTATAGTCATCCAGAAGTGAAGAGTACTTCGATCAAGGAAACATTTCAAGAACATTTCGAGAGACTGATTGCGAAAGTTATGCAATATGTGTTAGG aaAACTTGTTAAAGTTATAATGGTACCATCGTATAGAGATGTTCATCATAGTCCCGTTTTCCCAACCCCcgaatttttcattaacaagGACAAAATACCGTTAAGTGGTGAAAATCTTTATATGATGCCAGACCCTTGCATGTTGGATATAGAAGGTTTGATAATCGGTATAACTTCGGTAGATAGTATTAAACATAtagcaaaagaagaaatttc gaatTTGCCAACAACGGATAGACTTATCCGCATAGCCGATCACATATTGTCTCAACGTTGCTTTTATCCGTCCTATCCTCCTACTGTAAACCTCGATACGAAATTGTGGAAAAAATACGCTTTCTTCGATCTACAACCGCATATATTGATTTTGCCATCGGATATGCGTTATTTTTGTGGCGTAATCAATGATTGTCTCGTTATAAACCCTGAACGATCGATCAAGTATACGTACGCGAGGTTGTGTATCAGACCAAACGAACAATGGAATCCTCATAACGTATCTTGTGAGATAGGAAAAATCTGA
- the LOC122632571 gene encoding DNA polymerase alpha subunit B isoform X4: protein MVRTKRRFHRRGKRLRSPEELSENQDGKIRAADAHFSPVSYVTKPDTPFRYPVNVDTGKVLLFFGKEISSWNREFDYDVEITQLGEGVPPNIMYMFELLHSQGSMLSSVCCDVGERLCNIWAKLENVDIRYTKDVMFQSQTNFRTWGRILCDAHTKSDITSYMLEGCKWSYHDNKTSVVSLNLSGVKQYSLYPGQIVAVEGTNPTRNVLNAKRFFTKGYASKPEPPRLTKSFNIMIAVGPFTPSDNLCYQPLFDIMERVAKEQPHVLILIGPFVEYSHPEVKSTSIKETFQEHFERLIAKVMQYVLGKLVKVIMVPSYRDVHHSPVFPTPEFFINKDKIPLSGENLYMMPDPCMLDIEGLIIGITSVDSIKHIAKEEISNLPTTDRLIRIADHILSQRCFYPSYPPTVNLDTKLWKKYAFFDLQPHILILPSDMRYFCGVINDCLVINPERSIKYTYARLCIRPNEQWNPHNVSCEIGKI, encoded by the exons ATGGTCAGAACAAAAAGGCGATTCCATAGACGA GGCAAAAGGCTGCGAAGTCCGGAGGAGTTGTCGGAAAATCAAGATGGCAAAATACGTGCCGCTGATGCGCACTTTTCACCCGTCAGTTACGTAACGAAACC CGATACTCCGTTCAGATATCCCGTTAACGTCGACACAGGAAAGGTTCTATTATTCTTTGGAAAAGAGATCTCATCGTGGAACAGAGAGTTCGATTACGACGTGGAAATCACGCAATTAGGCGAAGGCGTCCCTCCTAACATAATGTACATGTTTGAACTACTTCACAGTCAAGGATCGATGCTCAGTTCTGTTTGTTGCGACGTCGGAGAACGTTTGTGTAATATTTGGGCGAAATTAGAGAACGTCGATATACGTTACACGAAGGATGTAATGTTTCAAAGTCAAACGAATTTTCGGACGTGGGGCCGAATACTTTGCGATGCTCATACCAAATCCGACATCACGAGTTACATGCTGGAAGGTTGCAAGTGGTCGTACCACGACAATAAAACATCTGTCGTATCTTTGAACTTGAGCGGCGTAAAGCAATATTCCTTGTATCCGGGTCAAATCGTGGCGGTCGAAGGAACAAATCCAACGAGGAATGTTTTAAACGCGAAACGATTTTTCACTAAAGGTTATGCTAGTAAACCCGAACCACCCAGACTTacaaaaagttttaatattatgatcGCGGTCGGTCCGTTCACACCCTCGGATAATTTGTGTTATCAACCTTTGTTCGATATTATGGAACGCGTAGCGAAGGAACAGCCTCACGTGTTAATACTAATTGGACCATTTGTTGAGTATAGTCATCCAGAAGTGAAGAGTACTTCGATCAAGGAAACATTTCAAGAACATTTCGAGAGACTGATTGCGAAAGTTATGCAATATGTGTTAGG aaAACTTGTTAAAGTTATAATGGTACCATCGTATAGAGATGTTCATCATAGTCCCGTTTTCCCAACCCCcgaatttttcattaacaagGACAAAATACCGTTAAGTGGTGAAAATCTTTATATGATGCCAGACCCTTGCATGTTGGATATAGAAGGTTTGATAATCGGTATAACTTCGGTAGATAGTATTAAACATAtagcaaaagaagaaatttc gaatTTGCCAACAACGGATAGACTTATCCGCATAGCCGATCACATATTGTCTCAACGTTGCTTTTATCCGTCCTATCCTCCTACTGTAAACCTCGATACGAAATTGTGGAAAAAATACGCTTTCTTCGATCTACAACCGCATATATTGATTTTGCCATCGGATATGCGTTATTTTTGTGGCGTAATCAATGATTGTCTCGTTATAAACCCTGAACGATCGATCAAGTATACGTACGCGAGGTTGTGTATCAGACCAAACGAACAATGGAATCCTCATAACGTATCTTGTGAGATAGGAAAAATCTGA